A genomic stretch from Bos javanicus breed banteng chromosome 29, ARS-OSU_banteng_1.0, whole genome shotgun sequence includes:
- the LBHD1 gene encoding LBH domain-containing protein 1 isoform X2: protein MALVPGSSEDGPWPRDSPGSSQRADSPRLTNPLWKDKGEIDRVEGHQDVQTRLPSIVVEASEVSEESGELRWPHEELLLLTDDEEEEVEVFFQDQSEEPGWTWSSLDPKSPLRTFNPELSWGQERVDQDASWIPEDTDCQEAPNPCPLWDPPSSSHVCRSCFVEYSHFLPPRSFEGKYHFLPQTFYLGF, encoded by the exons ATGGCCCTTGTGCCGGGGAGCAGTGAGGATGGGCCTTGGCCTAGAGATAGCCCAGGCTCTTCCCAGCGTGCAGACAGTCCTAGACTGACCAACCCGCTTTGGAAGgacaaaggagaaattgacagggTTGAAGGTCACCAGGATGTTCAG ACCCGCCTCCCCTCCATTGTGGTGGAAGCCTCTGAGGTGAGTGAAGAGAGTGGGGAGCTCCGGTGGCCACacgaggagctgctgctgctgactgACGATGAGGAAGAGGAGGTCGAGGTGTTCTTCCAGGACCAAAGTGAAGAACCAG GCTGGACTTGGAGCTCCCTGGACCCTAAGTCTCCTTTAAGAACCTTTAACCCAGAACTCAGCTGGGGGCAGGAACGGGTAGATCAGGATGCCTCCTGGATCCCAGAGGACACAGACTGTCAGGAAGCCCCCAATCCCTGTCCTCTCTGGGACCCACCATCAAGCTCCCATGTCTGCAGAAGCTGCTTTGTGGAATATTCCCATTTCCTGCCTCCCAGGAGCTTTGAGGGTAAGTATCACTTTCTCCCTCAAACATTTTACCTAGGTTTTTGA
- the LBHD1 gene encoding LBH domain-containing protein 1 isoform X1 — MALVPGSSEDGPWPRDSPGSSQRADSPRLTNPLWKDKGEIDRVEGHQDVQVSTFPPCVLLLVHPPLWPGSPAVPIQVMCPQTRLPSIVVEASEVSEESGELRWPHEELLLLTDDEEEEVEVFFQDQSEEPGWTWSSLDPKSPLRTFNPELSWGQERVDQDASWIPEDTDCQEAPNPCPLWDPPSSSHVCRSCFVEYSHFLPPRSFEGKYHFLPQTFYLGF, encoded by the exons ATGGCCCTTGTGCCGGGGAGCAGTGAGGATGGGCCTTGGCCTAGAGATAGCCCAGGCTCTTCCCAGCGTGCAGACAGTCCTAGACTGACCAACCCGCTTTGGAAGgacaaaggagaaattgacagggTTGAAGGTCACCAGGATGTTCAGGTTAGTACTTTCCCACCTTGCGTCCTGCTGTTGGTTCACCCTCCACTTTGGCCCGGTTCCCCTGCTGTGCCTATCCAGGTTATGTGTCCGCAGACCCGCCTCCCCTCCATTGTGGTGGAAGCCTCTGAGGTGAGTGAAGAGAGTGGGGAGCTCCGGTGGCCACacgaggagctgctgctgctgactgACGATGAGGAAGAGGAGGTCGAGGTGTTCTTCCAGGACCAAAGTGAAGAACCAG GCTGGACTTGGAGCTCCCTGGACCCTAAGTCTCCTTTAAGAACCTTTAACCCAGAACTCAGCTGGGGGCAGGAACGGGTAGATCAGGATGCCTCCTGGATCCCAGAGGACACAGACTGTCAGGAAGCCCCCAATCCCTGTCCTCTCTGGGACCCACCATCAAGCTCCCATGTCTGCAGAAGCTGCTTTGTGGAATATTCCCATTTCCTGCCTCCCAGGAGCTTTGAGGGTAAGTATCACTTTCTCCCTCAAACATTTTACCTAGGTTTTTGA
- the UBXN1 gene encoding UBX domain-containing protein 1 isoform X2 has protein sequence MAELTALESLIEMGFPKGRAEKALALTGNQGIEAAMDWLMEHEDDPDVDEPLATPLGHVLGREPTPSEQGPGSAVGEGKPVLTEEERQEQTKRMLELVAQKQREREEREEREALERERQRRRQGQELTAARQRLQEDEMRRAAEERRREKAEELEARQRVREKIERDKAERAKKYGGNVGSQPSPPATEPGPVPSSPSREPPTKREYDQCHIQVRLPDGTSLTQTFRAREQLAAVRLYVELHRGEELGGAQDPVQLLSGFPRRAFSEADMERPLQELGLVPSAVLIVAKKCPG, from the exons ATGGCGGAGCTGACGGCTCTGGAGAGTCTCATCGAGATGGGCTTCCCCAAGGGACGCGC GGAGAAGGCTCTGGCCCTCACAGGGAACCAGGGCATCGAGGCTGCGATGGACTG GTTGATGGAGCACGAAGACGACCCCGATGTGGATGAGCCATTAGCCACCCCCCTTGGACATGTCCTGGGACGGGAACCCACCCCCTCGGAGCAAG GACCTGGGTctgcagtgggagaaggcaaaccTGTTTTGACTGAAGAGGAAAGACAGGAACAGACGAAGAG GATGTTGGAGCTGGTGGCCCAAAAGCAGCGGGAGCGTGAAGAAAGAGAGGAGCGGGAGGCATTGGAACGGGAACGGCAGCGCAGGAGACAAGGGCAGGAGTTGACAGCTGCCCGACAGAGGCTACAGGAAGATGAGATGCGCCGGGCTGCTGAAGAGCGGAGGAGGGAAAAGGCTGAAGAGTTAGAAGCCAG ACAAAGAGTCCGAGAAAAGATCGAAAGGGACAAAGCAGAGAGAGCCAAGAAG TATGGTGGTAACGTGGGTTCTCAGCCATCCCCACCAGCAACAGAGCCAGGCCCTGTTCCCTCCTCTCCCAGCCGGGAGCCTCCCACAAAGCGGGAGTATGACCAGTGTCACATACAG GTCCGGCTGCCAGATGGGACCTCACTGACCCAGACATTCCGGGCACGGGAACAGCTGGCAGCTGTGAGGCTCTACGTGGAGCTCCACCGTGGGGAGGAGCTAGGCGGGGCCCAGGACCCTGTGCAGTTGCTCAGTGGCTTCCCCCGGCGGGCCTTCTCAGAGGCTGACATGGAGCGGCCTCTGCAGGAGCTGG gaCTTGTGCCTTCTGCTGTCCTCATTGTGGCCAAGAAATGTCCCGGCTAA
- the LOC133241329 gene encoding ubiquinol-cytochrome-c reductase complex assembly factor 3: MTTLRKLLLVGALLGAGAGVGTALFALVTPGEERKQAMLKEMPEQYPQRRDEAARTKELLLATLQEAAATQENVAWRKNWMSGGGGGGGRSA; this comes from the exons ATGACGACCCTGCGCAAGCTGCTGCTCGTGGGCGCACTGCTGGGCGCCGGGGCTGGCGTGGGCACCGCGCTTTTTGCCCTTGTGACCCCGGGTGAGGAGCGGAAGCAGGCGATGCTGAAG GAGATGCCGGAGCAGTACCCGCAGCGCAGGGACGAGGCGGCCAGGACCAAAGAGTTGCTGCTGGCCACTCTGCAGGAAGCAGCGGCCACGCAAGAGAACGTCGCCTGGAGAAAGAACTGGAtgagtggcggcggcggcggcggcgggaggtcAGCCTGA
- the C29H11orf98 gene encoding uncharacterized protein C11orf98 homolog, translated as MTPRGPEPVLSTSVHYADRDYTPDPRQEKEGPQAPSPRPRNTSRTPTPTRPHSISRRPRKGLCASRVHLYRPGPAPELRLASTELRAGRTRTLRTTETWTRSRPSGAAMGAPSGKINRPRTELKKKLFKRRRVLNRERRLKHRVVGAVIDEGLITRHHLKKRASSARANITLSGKKRRKLLQQIRLAQKEKAAMEVEAPPKPTRTSDPQPRSKKKTKAPQDVDMEDLEDKS; from the exons ATGACGCCGAGGGGGCCAGAGCCCGTTCTCTCTACCTCCGTACATTACGCGGATCGGGACTACACGCCCGACCCGCGCCAAGAAAAGGAGGGTCCACAGGCACCGTCCCCACGCCCCAGGAACACCAGCCGGACACCCACACCTACCAGACCACACTCAATCAGTCGCCGCCCTCGAAAAGGCTTATGCGCGAGCCGGGTTCATTTATATAGGCCAGGGCCCGCCCCCGAGTTGCGATTGGCTAGCACAGAGCTGAGGGCGGGGCGCACACGGACCCTGCGCACAACGGAAACGTGGACCCGGAGCCGGCCTAGCGGCGCAGCTATGGGTGCTCCGAGTGGAAAGATCAACCGGCCGCGAACG GAGCTGAAGAAGAAGCTGTTCAAGCGACGACGAGTGTTGAACCGGGAGCGGCGACTGAAGCATCGGGTGGTCGGAGCTGTGATAGACGAAGGACTGATTACGCGGCACCACCTCAAGAAGCGGGC GTCCAGTGCCCGTGCCAACATTACTCTGTCTGGGAAGAAGCGCAGAAAACTCCTCCAGCAGATCCGACTTgcccagaaagagaaagcagcCATGGAAG tggAAGCCCCTCCCAAGCCAACCAGGACTAGTGACCCACAGCCCAGatcaaaaaagaagacaaaagccCCCCAGGATGTAGATATGGAGGACCTTGAAGATAAGAGCTAA
- the UBXN1 gene encoding UBX domain-containing protein 1 isoform X1, producing the protein MAELTALESLIEMGFPKGRAEKALALTGNQGIEAAMDWLMEHEDDPDVDEPLATPLGHVLGREPTPSEQGGPKGPGSAVGEGKPVLTEEERQEQTKRMLELVAQKQREREEREEREALERERQRRRQGQELTAARQRLQEDEMRRAAEERRREKAEELEARQRVREKIERDKAERAKKYGGNVGSQPSPPATEPGPVPSSPSREPPTKREYDQCHIQVRLPDGTSLTQTFRAREQLAAVRLYVELHRGEELGGAQDPVQLLSGFPRRAFSEADMERPLQELGLVPSAVLIVAKKCPG; encoded by the exons ATGGCGGAGCTGACGGCTCTGGAGAGTCTCATCGAGATGGGCTTCCCCAAGGGACGCGC GGAGAAGGCTCTGGCCCTCACAGGGAACCAGGGCATCGAGGCTGCGATGGACTG GTTGATGGAGCACGAAGACGACCCCGATGTGGATGAGCCATTAGCCACCCCCCTTGGACATGTCCTGGGACGGGAACCCACCCCCTCGGAGCAAGGTGGCCCCAAAG GACCTGGGTctgcagtgggagaaggcaaaccTGTTTTGACTGAAGAGGAAAGACAGGAACAGACGAAGAG GATGTTGGAGCTGGTGGCCCAAAAGCAGCGGGAGCGTGAAGAAAGAGAGGAGCGGGAGGCATTGGAACGGGAACGGCAGCGCAGGAGACAAGGGCAGGAGTTGACAGCTGCCCGACAGAGGCTACAGGAAGATGAGATGCGCCGGGCTGCTGAAGAGCGGAGGAGGGAAAAGGCTGAAGAGTTAGAAGCCAG ACAAAGAGTCCGAGAAAAGATCGAAAGGGACAAAGCAGAGAGAGCCAAGAAG TATGGTGGTAACGTGGGTTCTCAGCCATCCCCACCAGCAACAGAGCCAGGCCCTGTTCCCTCCTCTCCCAGCCGGGAGCCTCCCACAAAGCGGGAGTATGACCAGTGTCACATACAG GTCCGGCTGCCAGATGGGACCTCACTGACCCAGACATTCCGGGCACGGGAACAGCTGGCAGCTGTGAGGCTCTACGTGGAGCTCCACCGTGGGGAGGAGCTAGGCGGGGCCCAGGACCCTGTGCAGTTGCTCAGTGGCTTCCCCCGGCGGGCCTTCTCAGAGGCTGACATGGAGCGGCCTCTGCAGGAGCTGG gaCTTGTGCCTTCTGCTGTCCTCATTGTGGCCAAGAAATGTCCCGGCTAA
- the LRRN4CL gene encoding LRRN4 C-terminal-like protein, with amino-acid sequence MPHSPCLLWLLAVTSLVPGTQPLVAGDLEGDELDETPLPAVPCDYDHCRHLQVPCQELQRAGPAACLCPGLSSALQPPHPPRLGEVRVEADMGRAEVHWCAPSSPVNQYWLLLWEGGGAPQKGPSFNSTVRRAELKGLNPGGAYVVCVVAANDAGESRAPGPGAEGLDSADGPNLGPCGRLTVPPRPLTLLHAAMGVGSALALLSCSALVWHFCLRQRWGCPRRGRPSHAGL; translated from the coding sequence ATGCCGCACTCTCCCTGCCTTCTGTGGCTCCTTGCTGTCACCTCCCTGGTTCCCGGAACGCAGCCCTTGGTGGCCGGAGACTTGGAAGGAGATGAGCTAGATGAGACACCGTTACCGGCCGTCCCCTGTGACTACGACCACTGCCGCCACCTGCAGGTGCCCTGCCAGGAGCTGCAGAGAGCCGGCCCGGCAGCCTGCCTGTGCCCCGGCCTCTCCAGCGCCCTGCAGCCGCCGCACCCGCCACGCCTGGGGGAGGTGCGCGTGGAGGCCGATATGGGCCGCGCCGAGGTGCACTGGTGTGCCCCCTCCTCCCCGGTCAACCAGTACTGGCTGCTGCTTTGGGAAGGCGGCGGGGCTCCGCAGAAGGGGCCCAGCTTCAACTCGACGGTCCGCCGAGCGGAGCTGAAGGGCCTGAACCCTGGGGGCGCATACGTCGTCTGCGTGGTGGCCGCCAACGACGCGGGAGAGAGCCGCGCTCCCGGGCCCGGGGCGGAGGGCCTCGACAGCGCCGATGGCCCCAACTTAGGGCCCTGCGGCCGGCTGACCGTGCCGCCGCGGCCTCTCACTCTGCTGCACGCGGCCATGGGCGTGGGCTCGGCGCtggccctgctcagctgctccgCCCTGGTCTGGCACTTCTGCCTACGCCAGCGCTGGGGCTGCCCCCGCCGAGGCCGCCCCAGCCACGCAGGGCTTTGA
- the CSKMT gene encoding citrate synthase-lysine N-methyltransferase CSKMT, mitochondrial, with amino-acid sequence MAALRRTLHLASLAAGTRRTVAGSLAGSCLADRSLWDKLHAQPRQGSVRTFDWFFGYEEAQGLLLPLLEKSWAACPPRVLDVGCGTSSLCPGLYTKCPHPVDVLGVDFSPVAVAHMNSLLEGGQGQTPLCPGHPESSLHFMQADGQNLQPVASSGSFQLVLDKGTWDAVARGGLPGAYQLLAECLRVLSPQGTLIQFSDEDPDVRLPCLEKGSQGWTVTVQELGPFRGITYFAYVVQGSD; translated from the exons ATGGCTGCTTTGCGCCGAACCCTCCATCTGGCGAGCCTGGCGGCGGGGACGCGCCGCACCGTGGCGG GTTCCCTGGCTGGTAGCTGCCTGGCGGACCGCTCCCTCTGGGATAAGCTCCACGCCCAACCCCGTCAGGGCAGCGTCCGCACCTTCGACTGGTTCTTTGGATACGAAGAAGCCCAGGGGCTCCTGCTGCCGCTGCTGGAGAAATCATGGGCTGCCTGTCCACCCCGGGTGTTGGACGTGGGCTGTGGGACCTCCAGCTTGTGTCCAGGCCTCTATACCAAATGCCCGCACCCCGTGGACGTGTTGGGGGTGGACTTCTCTCCCGTAGCAGTGGCCCACATGAACAGTCTCCTGGAAGGTGGCCAAGGCCAAACACCCCTGTGCCCTGGACACCCTGAGTCAAGCCTCCATTTCATGCAGGCTGATGGCCAGAATCTGCAGCCAGTGGCTTCCTCAGGCTCCTTTCAGCTAGTCCTGGACAAGGGCACCTGGGATGCTGTTGCCCGGGGTGGTCTGCCTGGGGCTTACCAGCTCCTGGCAGAATGTCTGAGGGTCCTAAGCCCCCAGGGGACCCTGATTCAGTTCTCAGATGAGGATCCTGATGTGCGGCTCCCCTGCCTAGAGAAAGGGTCCCAGGGCTGGACTGTGACAGTGCAGGAGCTGGGCCCTTTCAGGGGCATCACCTACTTTGCTTATGTGGTTCAGGGCTCTGATTAA